The DNA region ACCAATAACAAGCTATCCAAACAAGCACCATAGCAGAACCCTAGCTATCAACAATGAGGTAACCCTTCCTCCCTAACCTGGATTCCACTGCAGATCCTCAAAGATTTCGGAGGTTCCTCGTCCAAGTCCTGTCTACTCAGGATGTCCAACGCTCGTCTCCTTAGTTGGGACCATAAAATGGGGGTAGTTTCATATCAACAACACGATATCTCAACATCCCTCTTTAGACACCATACATCATACATCActtaaaattatattatctTTCTCGGTTCTACCTTTTTAAATCTTTAAGCCCCTTCTTCTTTTccgttgtaccaaaaaaaaaatctttaagcCCCTTCTAGTTTACTATTTCAATTAATTTTCCTTTTTCACTTGATACTATCCTTAAGCTCTGTAGCTTAATTTCCTTTTACTTATCCATTTGAGTTATTTAATTAAGGCCccatttggaagagcttatttgagcttatctgatagcataagctcttatgtcagtgtttgggagagcttaagTAAACAACTTATGGTAGGCCATAAGCATTTTTGAGCTTATTTGCATAAGCTACttaggatagcttatgaaaaaaagtttatgcttatatataacttattcaataaaaaatttaaaatagcttatgaataagtgcttatgtcatgagcgcttatggtcataagcgcttaattaagctatttTTTCAAACGGGGCCTAAGTCTAATTGATCTTTAATTACTTGGCTTAATCTTCATTAATTTAGTTAAGTTCAATTAATCATTAATCACTTAATTTAATCTTAAATAATTAAACTTATGCTTACTTACTACTTCTCCCTTATAATTAGCCTCTGACCAGAGTCTGATTGATCATTGATGTCTCCAATCAGCATGTTCTGCAACCTTAGACCCCCCTTGAATAGGCTTCAAATAGATTTTCAAAGTGTTAAGGTTCAAGCTTTCATGGTGAATCGTCCTTGTCTTAGCCTCTTCTTATTCTTTCCTCTTCCCTACGTTAATCCAAATTATCTCTGGAGTATCCTCCTCACGACTTCAGGACTAAAGAAAGCAGGATTCATCACCTTGAGGGTGATAGCCACGGTGGCTGAGGTGGGTGAAACTTGTTTCTCCTCCTCTGGCTCGAATTCCCTTTTCCAGTCTCTACAAACATCATCAACATGTTCAAGGGAGCCACTCTTTTACATCAATATTTCATCAACGCATGTGTCAAGCCTTCATCAGTGCATGTCAGTATGTCACCATAGCATAATTAACATGACACCATAATTTTTCTTGCAGATTTTTCTGTAGTTTCTGAGAACATAAAAATCTACAACCATTCCCGCAAACTTTCTTATGGATTTTGCGAGTTTTACAGCAACTTCATCTTATTCAACCCCCAGGGGCGGACCTGTGTTGGTTTCAGGGGGTtcatttgaaccccctgaacaaaacaaaaattgtaCTTACCCcctatataaatatttttttttgtatataatttttttttgaacccttgaaaattttaaattatactagtatACCAAattttgcacctatttgcactAAATACTCACACTCACTTATTTCTCTCACTCTATCACTTTGTCTCTCTTTCTCTCGCGTACGGCGTATCCTAAGTCTTTCACAGGCTCCCACCCAACTACCCAAGCACCCACCAAGCCACCAAACCAATCCACTGCGCCTCCCTCCTCGTCCTCACCCGTCACGTTGCGCCTCCCACTCTCCTTGCTCGTCGATCTTCACGGGTTGTTGTGCACTGAATGTATAATATGTCCCAATTTTTCATACCAACACCCCTTtgacttgtttttcctttttccatTCTCAAAATcggtttttttttatctctttcacAGTTTTCCCCTTTATGGGTTTTGATCTGAATATTGAGTGAATTAAAACTATGGAAGCTGTGAAATAAATTGGGTTCTTAATTAATTGGATATTAATTGACCAATCTGAAGTTATATGATAGTATTAGACTATTAGTTTGTTGGATTTGGTATTTATTTTTGACAGATTGGTGATTGTGATTGGTTTTATGCACGTTGAATTCATCATTTGCTTGCTTCTTACTATTTTGGGCTATATTCCTGATATAATTTATGCCTTGTATGCCATTAAATTTGTTGATCGTGATTAGTATGCACCAACACAACAGTACTAAGTGTCTTGTTACCTCCTTAATCAGTCGCTAACTTGGAAAATAAGTAGCAACTGCTATGAATATTGTGAAGAATATGCTACGTAACCGAATTGGAGATACATTGATGAACGATTGTTTAGTTACTTACATTAAGAGTGATGTATTCAATAACATTGACTCTGAGCTTAATGTTCAACGATTTCAGAATATGAAATCACGTAGAGGaaaactatgacttgtataattttcgatgtataaacatattaaagttgtttttaattatatttttacgatgcattcatttgaaaaatttgaaccccctgaccttagggtcctggatccgccattGTCAACCCCACACTCCGGGAGAGCGCGTAGGACTCCAGGAAGAGCTTTTGGCGCGTGTTTGCTCCACAAACCTCTGTTTAAACCTCTGAAACATGTTCCAGAATCCAGACTCTTCTCAACTTGGGAAATCCATTTATGGGatcatattttaattttgaacaACTTGAAAAATGAGTTACTTTTAACTGGATTGCAGCCACATtccaagctctgataccatatgtTGGATAAAAATAAGACTAATTTCAAGAAATTGATCTAATGGAGCATGACAAAGTCTCGTAAAAAAGATTACAAGTTTGAACCCACACCTCATCATAAGACCTCACCCAAAAGGTAAGGTTTATGTAAGTTTCCAGCAAGTGCACTAAGccggtaaaaaaaattaagaatcaaGTTTTACTACAACTTTGGGGGATTTATTAATGATATGTCGTCAACTCTACTTAATTTGAATGTTTTTTCTTTAGGAATGAtattcaaaggatttagaaatcaGATACTTAATTTAATTCATCTTATAAAGTAGTGACGAATCCAAAACTTTGAAGTGGgggcaattttttttataagacaaCTATCCTTCACGAGAGACAATCATATTTGAGCTGGAAATATCTGCATCCTAGTTGGGCTAGCAAACCCAACATGAAACATCTACCACCTGAACCAATCACCCATTGGTGAGTAGTGTGGACAATATACATACACATACATAATATAcaaaaagtaataaaatataaaaagtttAGTGGGGTAAATAATACAACCAATATACATAGCATTAAAAGAACATTTGGAAAACAATAGGGTCTTTAACATGCATCTGTGCCTTGTGACTTTTACAATGTTCAGAGacctaaaacatatttaaaaccTTATGTAATAATATTACAAAAAACTTCGCAATAACAGTATATCagattttaaatctaaattgtgCCAATTATAGTAAAATATTGAGTACCCCTTAATTGCAGATCAGAAGGTCGTGAGGCAATTCTTAAGAAATTCCTATTTCTACATGTATTGCTTACATGCAATCCACAGAAAAACTAATGCTGTTTGCAGGTTGAGGAGAGGTAGGAATTATGAAACATCATAGAAAGGGTTTTGTGAATGTGTCCTAAGAGCATTAGTTAAAGAATGTTTAATGCTTGCTATTAAATGCTTTTAATTACTTAAAAAAGTATTAAATAATTGGCAGTTGTTATATTAGATGACGAGGAGGGCGTGTTAATAACAACTACCTAAATAATTTATGTGGATAGTCAACTAGCATTTTTGAAGAATCAATCTTCTCACACAATAGCACATAATGGATTCTAATTTTGAGAAGCAACTCCTTGTAGCTTCTCACACAATAGAATAAATTCTGGCTTGCTAGAAGCAAAACCAAACATGCAGAACTTCTGATCAGCATGCATTACAGCTTTTCCTACATGTACCATAATAATCAGGAGACCCAATCATGTACACAGGATTTCTCTGACATTCTCCCATGGCTGCCCAAGCAGGACAGCTGTCATCCTCATCAGTACATTCACCACCATCTGATATGGTTGAGAGTTTCCCTCCACTAATTGATCTTGCATAGAAGAACTTAATTGCAGACCACATATCACCCTTAAGGACAGGGCACCTAGCATGGTAGCTACTCTTGTCCGGAGATGCACTTGGATGAAGAGAGAAAAACAGAAGTGCATTCCCTTTTGCTGGTTGGAGAATCTTACTACTGCTTCTACAATTTGACCAGCTAATACTATTGGGCTGGAAAATATCACACGCAATTAATGATTAAACAGTAAAAACAGGTCCAGAACTAGGTAGATAATAAAtagaacaaggaagaaaaaactGAATGGCTTTACCACTGATTCTGGAAAGAGAATTTGACCCCCTTGAGAAGCATTTGAGAGATATAAAACAACTGTTGCCAGTAAAGGTCcacttaattccactttggttTTGTTTGCAAAATAATCTAAGTTATTCCCTTCCTGTTCAGGTTCATAATGCATGACCTGCAAAGGTTTGCTATTCTCTAGTAGAAATGGTTTGCCGAAAACAAGATGATCGATCACATATTAGAATGTGTATGAATGTATCATTATTTATCACAGAGCACAGACACACAAATACTGGCTTCGACTTGCCAAACAGTCAAACACATACCTTTAGGAAGAAAAGTCCaaactgaaattctttcttcAATCCTTGCAACAATATCATCCTAGAACATAACAATGCagaacatcatcatcattaatGTCCACAACACCATTGctataatataaataaactGTTGAAGGTCAAGCAGCAAGCTGAAAACAAGCAGCAATTGCAAAGTTTATTAGCTGTACCAATCTCATCATAGCGATAAAaggattttaaaaataacttcAAGCCTTCAATTTCAGCAAAATAGAAACATTGATGTCAAGGATCACGTTTCTTTCTATACAtatgaatatttttaattttttatacacttGAACTTATAGTGACAACCAACAAACTGCAAGCACTTAGAATTAGAACCAATAATAGATGCACTCTGTAAGACATGTTTTACTTTTCCTGATCTGGAGCGAACTCCCCTGCATAAATAGTTACAGTAATTTCGCCCAAACCTCATGCTCAAGCCAGACAATCTATTACCAGAATTAAACCTATATTAAATCGGTGATAAAAGTTAAATGGACATTCATTTTGCAAAACCATCATATGAAAATGCTACAGGTTATGCTTGATTCAGCATTAAAATGTAGAACAAGACAAGATCAAGTAACATGATGAATATCACTGACAAGAATTATAGACCACATGGTCAAAAAGACTTCTGTATTCAATTAACAACGAAAACAGCCTAAGCTCAGTAATATAGTACTAACTAATAAAGAACAAtcttatttcaaaaaaacaaataaagaacAATCTAACGATCTTAGGCCAAAACCTAAGAATAGTTTATTAGATCTCTAACAAAGTAAGAAGAAAATCATTAATCGTCCAAAAACCCTTTACATTGGCCTGGACTAAATTATTCCTAAAGCGGTCTACAGGAAAAATAAACCAGCAGACAAGATTTTCCCATCAAACAAGTCCAGAAGAACTCACCCACGCACAACATTTCACAATCAGTAAAAATAATGACCATGAAAATCAACCGTTCACAAATCCTTTATATGCTGAAAAACATCTTTGAAAGCACAATCCAAACTATACCCATCAACTTCAAACAGAACCTAATTTTTCTAGTGATTAGTTCATCCAAGTAGATGTGGAAAAATTTCAGTTAAGACTTACTTCCATATCCAATGAAGTTTCATCCTCTGAGTGGCCATTATTCCCCGAGGACTTTTCTTTCACAGCATATGCCTTAGCCAAGATAAAGAACAAGAGAGAGAGTTAAATTCAAAGACTAGTAGCCCAAGTACTACCCAacatgaaaagtgaaaaccaatAAGAACCTTTTctaattgagaaaaaaattctGTTTTCACAAATAACTACAGAAACATCACCTTATTTTTACCTTTTTCTGAAATATTTCTGTAAAAATGGAGCAAACATTGTAcaaatcttttcaaaacaagttaTAGAGTGATGAAAACAAGTACACTGTAACCAAAGCCTTATCCCACTAGGTGAGGTGGGCTATATCACAAATCCTTATTAAAGATATCGGCGAGTTTTACATTGACTGCTCAAAACCTAACACAATTTCCTCTTTTGTCCGGGCTTAGGACCAGCTATGCAAAAGGGAAAATGCTCTAAGGAACGAAACGAAATTCGTTTCTATGCTTTCCCTTGTTCTTATTGGTTGATTGCTTCGTAATTATGACACTGGTGGAAATCTCATgtatcattaaataaaaattatactgCTTAGTCTGATTCATTTAAAAACAATTTCGAGCCATTTAGCAATGCTCATGCAAAAGTATAGGTGGAGCGAGTTACAAAAATGTGATAATTTTATAACCATTAGTGAAAATAAAAGCTGACAATGTATTCCCAAAATCAATAAGCAGTAGCATACCAAAGAAATAAGGTAGTCACACTCCTTGTCTGACAAAAAACCTTTGTAGAGAAAGACCCTACAGCAACAAGGACAAAACAACATCAAATATTGAAAATTTAAAAGCAAtgtgagtaaaaaaaaaaaattgctagtATAAACAAACAAATCAAAAGTGAAAAAATATAAGATCTGCATTATATAACTTAATAATAACATGATGAGGGGAAGTTCTAGAAAGTACCTGACCTTGGTTGCCAAGAGATTTGGACAACACGTGAGGGATCAACTCTGTTGGAATAATAAACAGAGTGACCTGAAAACCGCAACTCAGATTCATGATGTTTGTTCCTTAATTTCTTCCTGCTGCTAATGCAAAATTAACAATGCCAAAAACAGTGTAAGTATTTTAATTAGTAACAGAAATAGGTTAAACCATGAAAAGCAatgcatttttttatatatgtaaATTGTGGGGAGCGAAATTGGTGAAAAGAGAGAAATGGGTCGGCAAATTTACCTTTGGGAGAAGGAGGCagtggagaggaggaggagaagggtgAGGAAAAGGGAAAGGGAGGGCATTGGTTCTTAAAGAAGGAGTGGTGGTGAAAAAGTGTTTGTAATTATGTGTATGTTATTCAATGGTTACTCAGTGAATGTGATCTGAAATTTGCAATTCATTGTGATGCGAATCGTGCTTGCTTCTCTTCTCTTTGCTGCTGGCTTGGTTGCATCGGCTTTCTGTTATTGTCTACCAGCCACGTTAAACTCACATCATTCTTCTATTAATGTTAGGTGTCAGTGATGAGAGTTTAACATTTTGTCATTTTGGgaaatattttgttattttgagATCAATGGGATTGGGAacgggtattttttttttaagttttactCTCATATTTAATCATGTATGAGACATAGAGCGACCATTGTGACATTAATTTTTCACCTTATAGTTAGCAGACTAAGCGTTAGGTATTGGCCAATTAGTTTTAACTAGATTAATAAGCTCTGTTTGGAAAAgattatttgagcttatctgatagcataagcgcttatgtcagtattttgagagagcttatgcaaacagcttgagcttattttcataagctactcatgatagcttataaaaaagagtttatgcttatatatagcttattttcaatttatttcaataatttttttaaaatagcgtatgaataagcgcttatgaccataagcgcttaattaatcTGTTATCCCAAACGGAGCCCCGCGCAATGCGTAAAACGAATTATTTTTTCTTGTTAGAGTAAAAAGTGACACATATAGTCTTGTaaaatatagatatatatactTTAGTTAATCCTATTATATtagaaataagaaaattaaatgactTTTAAACTAAATTTTCATTTATCATGTACATGTCTTATAAAAGTATGAtatgaagagagaaaaaagGGCAAATACTTGCTTAATTGAAGgtgaatttgaattttaaccTTTTTTTCTATAAAGCCAAAATTTATTGAATGGACGTAGTACTTCAATGCAATACAAACAAAGTGAACCAAATTTGCAGAGAATAAATTAAGAGTTACATAGTTAATGACTTAATGAAGACTAAATCTACCCAACAGACCCAAATGTATAGCCATAGGAACTGGTCACTACTACCAGCAAAAGCCATTTTAGATGACACAGCAAGTTGAAGCCAAGCACAACACTCCCCATCCAAACTTCTAGCCACAGTAAATTAAAGGTTCCTTGTCTCCTTATTAAGCTATCCACGAGGCTTCTTAATTTCCCAAATCATGGCAGGGACGAG from Lotus japonicus ecotype B-129 chromosome 2, LjGifu_v1.2 includes:
- the LOC130738242 gene encoding probable prolyl 4-hydroxylase 12 isoform X1; the protein is MPSLSLFLTLLLLLSTASFSQSSRKKLRNKHHESELRFSGHSVYYSNRVDPSRVVQISWQPRVFLYKGFLSDKECDYLISLAYAVKEKSSGNNGHSEDETSLDMEDDIVARIEERISVWTFLPKENSKPLQVMHYEPEQEGNNLDYFANKTKVELSGPLLATVVLYLSNASQGGQILFPESVPNSISWSNCRSSSKILQPAKGNALLFFSLHPSASPDKSSYHARCPVLKGDMWSAIKFFYARSISGGKLSTISDGGECTDEDDSCPAWAAMGECQRNPVYMIGSPDYYGTCRKSCNAC
- the LOC130738242 gene encoding probable prolyl 4-hydroxylase 12 isoform X2, whose amino-acid sequence is MPSLSLFLTLLLLLSTASFSQSRKKLRNKHHESELRFSGHSVYYSNRVDPSRVVQISWQPRVFLYKGFLSDKECDYLISLAYAVKEKSSGNNGHSEDETSLDMEDDIVARIEERISVWTFLPKENSKPLQVMHYEPEQEGNNLDYFANKTKVELSGPLLATVVLYLSNASQGGQILFPESVPNSISWSNCRSSSKILQPAKGNALLFFSLHPSASPDKSSYHARCPVLKGDMWSAIKFFYARSISGGKLSTISDGGECTDEDDSCPAWAAMGECQRNPVYMIGSPDYYGTCRKSCNAC